DNA from Verrucomicrobiota bacterium:
GAAGGCGCGTTCGTAGTCTTGATAGATCGGCGAATTCTTCAGAGCTTCAATCAAGCTGTCTTTGTTATTATTCATGTTCGTTCTCTTTCGCTTCCTGGCGCGTCATTGCCAAACTTCGTTCACCCGATTTTGTTTGATGCGAACAAAATACGAACAGACGCGGGAAACGACAATTGGGCGCGGCCCCAATCGTGGTCTGGCGCGCGCGCCTAGCAGGGCTAAGGAAATTCCTTAGCCGTAACAATTCAGTCGGGAACCACGAATGAACACAAATCGACACGAATAGGATCAAGCGCTTTCTCGATGTCCACGTGAATGATCACTCTCTGAGCCAGGTAGGACGAGTGCGTCCCGGCGAGCCACTCGACGGGCTTGGAACACGTCCGACTCGGCTCGCTGGGGACATGCTCGCCCTACCGTCAGTCTCTTCGATTCGTGTTTTCGTTGATCTGCATCAATCCACGATCTGAAGAATCGTTCTAGTCTGCCCGCAGATGAGAAAACGAGTTGTCACGCTGGACGTGCGCGAGGACATCCGAAGCGGGGTCGAACCTCTGCCGAAGATCCTGGGCACGGTCCGGGCGCTGTCCCCGGATGAAGCGCTGCGACTCATCGCGCCGTTTGAACCGTTTCCTCTGTTTTCCATTCTGGCGCGACAAGGCTTTTCGCATGAGTCTCGACGAACGGGAACTGGTACCTGGGAGGTGTTATTCTCGCGCGCGGCGATTGATCGGAATTCTCCCAAGAATTCTGGCCAATCGCCCGCGCCCCGCCCGGCCTAAGAGCGTGTCCGAAAATTCCGCGGGGTCCTGTTTTCGCGCCAAAGGCCGGATGGCGAGGCGCGACGAAGGAGAATATCCTCCCTGGATCTTCGACTGAGGAGCAACGAAGCCAGGCGGCCTTTGGCGCGAAAACCCTCCGGGCGGCTGCTCGTTCGCTCTGCGACTGAGGAGAAACGAAGCCAGAAAGCGAAATCGCCCCAGCCCTCCGGGGCGGGGCGGCGCTCCCGCCAAAACCGGAATTTATTTTTGCACAGACCCTAAGGCCTCCTGATTGAGCGCACCCCGTCTCCCTCGAAGTTCATGCCCATGAAGCCGGTTCACGAACTTTCTAACCGAGGGCGAGTTCCGCGGCTCGCTTTTCGGGAGCCGCGATCGCCTTTTGAAGAACAGCCTCGATCCATCCCAGCGAAGCGAGTCCCACGACTTCGTGAATGACTTGCGCGCTTTTGAACAGGAGCAACGTCGGCACGGCGCCGATATCGTGCCGGCTGGCCAGGTCCGGCTC
Protein-coding regions in this window:
- a CDS encoding DUF2249 domain-containing protein, with product MRKRVVTLDVREDIRSGVEPLPKILGTVRALSPDEALRLIAPFEPFPLFSILARQGFSHESRRTGTGTWEVLFSRAAIDRNSPKNSGQSPAPRPA